In the genome of Succinivibrio dextrinosolvens, the window CTTCAAGCACAGTGTGTATTCTTAGAATACTGAAGGAAACCTCTGATTTAGCAATCCTCTTTGCAACAGTAGCAACTAGCTGTTTAAAACTGTACGTCAGTATATTTCCTAGTACATTATTCGCTAATTTCGTTTACTAATCTTTATCTGCGAAAGCCCCCTGTATATCTTCTAACTTCCATTGCCATCTATACACTACAGGGGTTTCATTAGTTTCCTTTAGCCATGATTCTATATGAGTCTTCAACTCTTCTATAGAATTTACCCTTAGATGTTTTAGACATTGTTTGGCACATTTACTAAAGAAACTCTCAATCAGATTTAACCATGATGCATGCTTAGGAGTAAAAGTAAATTCAAATCTTTCTGGCTTTGATGCAAGAAATTCCATTACATCTCTACACCTATGTACAGAATGATTATCCAAGATAATGCTTATCTTTAAATCCTTATCATATTTATCATCGACTGTTTTTAAGAAGTCAATAAAATCTGCACTTGTATGACTTTTTCTGACCAACCCTATAACTTCACCACTCATAAGATCAATCCCAGCTAAAAGAGACAGCGTTCCGTATCTTTTATATTCATAATCTCGACCTACGCATCTTGCTCCAACTGCCGGATTGGGTCTTAAATCTGGGGCTATATTGCCAATTGCTTGAATTCCTGGTTTTTCATCATAAGATATAACAACCTCTCCAGACAGTTTTGAGGCACTTACCCTTCTTCAGTCTGCTCTCTTGTCATCTGCAAAATCCAGGCAACTCTCTTATACAACAATAAGACCTTCTTTGCTTTTCTTTAAAATCAGGATCTTTTCTCTCAAGATAATATTTGATCTTATGTGGCTTTATATCGTTGCTATTTAGGATCTCCCAAACAGTTGACTCCTGTACATTAGCAAGACATTCGTGACCTTCATTCATGCAATGCTTATGTATATAATTGCACAAACTTGTTATTGTCCATAACTGAGAATGTGGACCATCTTTATAATCCTGGGGTAAATGGCATGCAAGCTGGATGATCCATGTCCTTGCAGCAACATCAATTACCGGAGGTCTTCCAGAACGAGCTAAATCAGAGAGAGCTGCATCAAGATCAAATACAGTCCATTTCTTTAAGACCTTACATATTGTCGGTATTGAAACACCAACCTCTTTGGATATAGTTTCATTAGAATTACCTTGAGAAGCAAGAAGTATAATTTTTGCTCTTTGAACTTTTCTTACTTCTTCTGTTCTGGAGTTTGAGAGCTCTTTGATTTTTTTTAACTCTTCCTCAGATAATGTTTTGAGAAACTTTTTAGGTCGTGCCATAAGAATACCCCTTATATTTACAGTATAGAGGTATTATATCACGATAGTTAAAAATTAGTTAACGAATTTAGCGAATGTTATACTAGTATAAAGGTAATAATCACATCCAGAAGGATGGAGTTTATTGTTCTCATGCCGTCTCCTGACTGCAGTGCCTTAAAAGTAAGCTCAGAGCCTTCCCATCTACGTCTGTAAAGAAGGTAGACAGCCTTTGCTGGAATTTTGTCCATTGGCAGATTGGTTCCGTAGTAGGAGAATTCCCCATCAGGATTTCTAACTCTAACCACTCTTGCAATAACCTCGTTACCACTGTCACTGGTACGTTTAACCAGCATGTCTATGTACTCTGATTTGATGTTGTCTGGGATTTCACAGGATGGAGCCTTTCCTATGAGTTCATCATGGCTTTCTCCTGTTTCCCCATCAACAGCCATTACAACGGTTCCCTGAACATTGGTGCGATAGCGAGTTAGGTGGAACTGACTTCTGTCTGCATAAAGGGCTCACCGTTGTAATCAATATTGCCTCTGTCTTTGATGTTCAGCATTCCCTCTCCATACTCGTCAGCTCTTACCTGTTCACGTTCTGAGTCGGTACCTTCGGTTATGGAAAGATGGGATATGGTTCCGTTTACATTAGAGAATGCCATATGTACTTTGATACCAGCGTTTTCCTTCTGAACTCCTCTCTGAGTTCTTTTTCTACCTGCAGTCTTACAGTTGAAGTTTTTTCTGCAGGATAATCTTACAAAGAACCCGCTGCCGTCAACCGGAACAACATCAGTTATACCAACAGAAGAGAGGATTTTTACCAGCTCAAGATGTTCAGAACAGGGATTGTCATTTCCAATGTAAGAGTAAATTCTGAGGATTAACTTTTCCAAAAATTCAACAATCTCTGGCTTCCTAAGCTGATTATGAAAGGCTTTGTCAGAAATATGCTCCTTGGCATATTTACTGTAATAATTCAGTCTGAAGTTGTTAATAGTGTATTTGGCTGAAGATAGCATTCCACGATCGTTAAAATCAACAAGAGCACAAACGAAAGCTACAATATCAAAGATTCGAGAATGTTCAATAACACCGCAATGTCTGGCAAGCGCAATAATCTCTTTAATGGAGATCACGCTTTCGATTTTTTTAACTGACATCGGTTTGTTAAGAGTAGAGTTAAAAAAATTAGCGTTATATAATTCAGACATGAGCTTCTCC includes:
- a CDS encoding IS630 family transposase, encoding MSGEVVISYDEKPGIQAIGNIAPDLRPNPAVGARCVGRDYEYKRYGTLSLLAGIDLMSGEVIGLVRKSHTSADFIDFLKTVDDKYDKDLKISIILDNHSVHRCRDVMEFLASKPERFEFTFTPKHASWLNLIESFFSKCAKQCLKHLRVNSIEELKTHIESWLKETNETPVVYRWQWKLEDIQGAFADKD
- a CDS encoding helix-turn-helix domain-containing protein, producing MARPKKFLKTLSEEELKKIKELSNSRTEEVRKVQRAKIILLASQGNSNETISKEVGVSIPTICKVLKKWTVFDLDAALSDLARSGRPPVIDVAARTWIIQLACHLPQDYKDGPHSQLWTITSLCNYIHKHCMNEGHECLANVQESTVWEILNSNDIKPHKIKYYLERKDPDFKEKQRRSYCCIRELPGFCR